A region from the Stygiolobus caldivivus genome encodes:
- a CDS encoding sulfite exporter TauE/SafE family protein, whose translation MSLALVVILILIGVAVGALTGITGSSGVLIVVPALSYLGLSFKDAVGSSLLVDVITTVSVVVAYIQNKNTDYKISSILALGAVVGSQIGVRIAVETPEKLLEGAFAVFTSVMAYISFRRSKNPELKLRHLNLGKLSFPAGFLMAILVGIVTGTLGASGGIMFIALMILLFSSMCIKKMIGTATLSMLFSATSGAIAYFSVGLLDLEDSLIIGTTALLFGYLFARMANKMRPSTIYLFLGSTFVLTTVSEIFKII comes from the coding sequence ATGAGTTTAGCGTTAGTCGTAATTTTAATACTTATAGGGGTCGCGGTAGGTGCACTGACCGGGATAACTGGGTCTAGCGGTGTCCTAATTGTAGTACCAGCACTCTCCTATCTAGGCTTGTCTTTCAAAGACGCTGTCGGTTCAAGTCTCCTTGTAGATGTAATTACTACGGTTTCCGTAGTAGTAGCCTATATCCAGAACAAAAATACCGACTATAAGATCAGTAGTATCCTAGCCTTAGGGGCTGTAGTCGGTTCACAGATAGGGGTTAGGATTGCAGTAGAAACCCCGGAGAAGTTACTTGAAGGGGCTTTTGCAGTCTTCACTTCGGTCATGGCTTATATATCGTTCAGGAGGTCAAAGAACCCTGAGCTGAAGTTGAGGCACCTAAATCTGGGTAAGTTATCTTTCCCTGCGGGGTTTTTAATGGCGATCTTAGTGGGTATCGTTACCGGGACTCTAGGTGCTAGTGGAGGGATAATGTTCATAGCATTAATGATACTCCTCTTTTCTTCTATGTGTATAAAGAAGATGATCGGGACGGCGACCCTTTCTATGCTTTTTTCTGCCACAAGCGGTGCGATTGCATACTTCTCTGTAGGGCTGCTAGATCTAGAAGACTCATTAATAATAGGGACTACAGCCCTATTATTTGGGTACCTATTTGCAAGGATGGCGAACAAGATGAGACCTTCAACTATATACTTGTTTTTGGGGAGTACCTTCGTCCTAACTACGGTGTCTGAGATATTTAAGATAATTTAA